The genomic region AGCCGTTCCGCCGCTCGATGATGCAGACCTGGGGCGCGGAAGTTTTCGCCAGCCCGACGGACAAGACCGAATCCGGCCGAAAGATTCTGGCAGCCGACCCGAACTCGCAGGGCTCGCTCGGCATCGCCATCTCCGAGGCGGTCGAGGAGGCGGCCGGCCGCAAGGACACGAACTACTCGCTGGGGAGCGTGCTCAATCACGTGCTGCTGCACCAAACCGTGATCGGGCTCGAGGCCCGCAAGCAGATGGCCAAGGTCGGCGAGTACCCGGACGTGGTCATCGCCTCCTGCGGCGGCGGCTCGAACTTCGGCGGCATCGCGTTTCCGTTCTTCGCCGACAAGGCCGCGGGCAAGCAGGTGCGCCTCATTGCCGTCGAGCCGACGTCGTGCCCAACGCTCACCAAGGGCAGATACGCCTACGATTTTGGCGACACCGTCGGCCTCACGCCGTTGATGAAGATGTACACACTCGGCCACGACTTCATGCCGCCCGGCATCCACGCCGGCGGGCTGCGCTACCACG from Gemmatimonadales bacterium harbors:
- a CDS encoding TrpB-like pyridoxal phosphate-dependent enzyme, whose amino-acid sequence is MSQTKILLDEFDIPTHWYNVIADMPNPPAPPLGPDGKPISPQALGAIFPEAIIMQEISGERWIPIPEPIREIYRLWRPSPLYRAHRLEAALKTPAKIFYKYEGVSPAGSHKPNTAVAQAYYNRQAGIKRLATETGAGQWGSALALAGRMFGIEIRVYMVKISYEQKPFRRSMMQTWGAEVFASPTDKTESGRKILAADPNSQGSLGIAISEAVEEAAGRKDTNYSLGSVLNHVLLHQTVIGLEARKQMAKVGEYPDVVIASCGGGSNFGGIAFPFFADKAAGKQVRLIAVEPTSCPTLTKGRYAYDFGDTVGLTPLMKMYTLGHDFMPPGIHAGGLRYH